A part of Sugiyamaella lignohabitans strain CBS 10342 chromosome D, complete sequence genomic DNA contains:
- the CAB2 gene encoding phosphopantothenate--cysteine ligase CAB2 (Subunit of the CoA-Synthesizing Protein Complex (CoA-SPC); subunits of this complex are: Cab2p, Cab3p, Cab4p, Cab5p, Sis2p and Vhs3p; probable phosphopantothenoylcysteine synthetase (PPCS), which catalyzes the second step of coenzyme A biosynthesis from pantothenate; null mutant lethality is complemented by E. coli coaBC (encoding a bifunctional enzyme with PPCS activity); GO_component: GO:0005737 - cytoplasm [Evidence IEA,IEA]; GO_component: GO:0005737 - cytoplasm [Evidence IDA] [PMID 14690591]; GO_component: GO:0005634 - nucleus [Evidence IEA,IEA]; GO_component: GO:0005634 - nucleus [Evidence IDA] [PMID 14690591]; GO_function: GO:0016874 - ligase activity [Evidence IEA]; GO_function: GO:0004632 - phosphopantothenate--cysteine ligase activity [Evidence IEA]; GO_function: GO:0004632 - phosphopantothenate--cysteine ligase activity [Evidence ISS] [PMID 11923312]; GO_process: GO:0015937 - coenzyme A biosynthetic process [Evidence IEA,IEA]; GO_process: GO:0015937 - coenzyme A biosynthetic process [Evidence ISS] [PMID 11923312]; GO_process: GO:0015937 - coenzyme A biosynthetic process [Evidence IGI] [PMID 19266201]), translating to MIHTSGPKAETAVDREAPEFPPAQSTDEDSYFKHNDEPSYLASLQVQVAEFIKIHKDRKIALVTSGGTTVPLENNTVRFIDNFSAGTRGSTSAEYFLEAGYAVIFLHRQFSLLPYSRHYSHSTNCFLDYMVEGNDNHSVQVDKKYEEQMLQVLKKYQYAKRNKLLLLVPFTTVNQYLFTLRMISQELGQQKAQNRSTTLFYLAAAVSDFFLPRSRVADHKIQSQGTGKLVVDLDPVPKFLKRLVDEWTPGAMIVSFKLETDSSLLIGKARGALERYSHQLGKKGDEVDQAEIERQVKAAVAAKEYFSELLERNASRHVQVRAIRAVGGGARSTRREFLNQQFEPIFQARNLSSLLSAVDTVYDNLAGLGIYENVTVALDETKEKVNGNGVRGLDNLDPFAGLFGNDSGRAYDNNERRNSGSKLELDAVVKLAQAKRFYAKTGTDLGNGEGNGYANMTFKNIFGGAEILSLDATMGTRTRSSYIANFSTPVLSVLPPQWRLETVAYMTSRTIPWASNEQLVRGMSTKIKSVPSLLKRPGQTPSPQQELGFEAVWRTIACSPGASSSVRDEAGNSLKASIFHSIAYDTRDSILLATHGNYYKFSHELAGLGGIGNAFYKTSFESQHNWLLFASPPTTSSSSSEPSTISSQQTTEPVSRTSLHIGTKAGLLWMLARPSSNSDTPPPSNLMDRFYLGGPNDVRGFYSSGIGPRDQSDSLGGEALLAAGVSLLTPIPKIKRTTPLRFHTFLNAGNLLALDRIGSSTTTAPTTSSILSSTAAELLNTPSISTGVGLLYCHPAARFELNITFPLIARRNEATRKGIQFGVGLSFL from the exons ATGATTCATACTTCAGGACCCAAAGCCGAAACGGCAGTAGACCGAGAAGCACCAGAGTTTCCCCCTGCTCAAAGCACAGATGAAGACTCGTATTTCAAGCACAATGACGAGCCATCGTATTTGGCGTCGTTACAAGTACAAGTGGCCGAGTTCATCAAGATCCACAAGGACAGGAAGATAGCTCTTGTCACCAGTGGAGGTACGACCGTTCCTTTAGAAAATAATACAGTGAGATTTATTGACAATTTCTCTGCCGGTACCAGAGGTTCGACATCAGCTGAGTATTTTCTAGAAGCGGGGTATGCAGTTATCTTTCTACACCGTCAATTCTCACTGCTGCCATATTCACGACACTACTCCCACAGCACCAATTGTTTCTTAGATTACATGGTTGAAGGCAATGATAATCATTCGGTTCAAGTAGACAAGAAGTACGAAGAACAGATGCTCCAAGTGCTGAAAAAGTATCAATATGCCAAGCGAAACAAGCTGTTACTGCTGGTACCGTTCACTACAGTCAATCAGTACTTGTTTACACTGCGAATGATCTCTCAAGAGTTAGGTCAACAGAAAGCACAGAACAGATCTACCACGCTGTTCTacttagcagcagcagtttcgGACTTTTTCCTGCCCAGATCAAGAGTTGCCGACCATAAAATCCAGAGCCAAGGAACTGGCAAGCTGGTAGTCGATCTTGACCCTGTACCGAAGTTCTTGAAACGACTGGTCGACGAATGGACTCCTGGGGCCATGATTGTGTCGTTCAAACTAGAAACAGACAGCTCGCTTCTCATTGGCAAAGCTCGAGGAGCTCTTGAACGGTACTCGCACCAGCTG GGCAAAAAGGGCGATGAGGTGGATCAGGCTGAAATTGAGCGCCAGGTCAAGGCCGCTGTGGCTGCTAAAGAATACTTTTCCGAGCTTCTGGAACGAAACGCCTCGCGGCATGTGCAAGTGAGAGCGATACGTGCTGTAGGAGGCGGTGCAAGGAGTACTCGAAGAGAATTCCTGAATCAGCAGTTCGAGCCCATTTTCCAAGCCCGCAACTTGAGCTCACTTCTGTCAGCAGTTGATACTGTTTATGACAATTTGGCTGGTTTGGGGATTTATGAGAATGTCACTGTTGCTCTCGACGAGACTAAAGAAAAGGTTAATGGCAATGGAGTGAGAGGACTCGATAACCTCGACCCGTTTGCTGGGCTGTTTGGCAATGATTCTGGAAGGGCATACGACAATAATGAACGTCGTAATAGTGGATCCaaattggaattggatGCAGTGGTGAAACTGGCTCAAGCCAAACGGTTTTATGCCAAGACAGGTACTGATCTGGGTAATGGCGAGGGCAATGGATATGCTAATATGACATTTAAAAACATCTTCGGAGGAGCAGAGATCCTATCTCTGGATGCCACTATGGGCACAAGAACGCGGTCGTCTTATATTGCCAACTTCAGTACACCTGTTTTGAGCGTGCTTCCTCCACAATGGCGACTAGAAACTGTGGCATATATGACCAGTCGTACCATTCCATGGGCGAGTAACGAGCAATTAGTAAGAGGAATGTCGACCAAAATCAAGTCAGTACCCAGTCTGCTCAAACGACCAGGTCAAACACCGTCTCCACAGCAGGAACTGGGATTTGAGGCCGTCTGGAGAACTATTGCTTGTTCGCCCGGAGCCAGCTCTTCAGTGCGAGACGAGGCAGGAAACTCATTAAAAGCATCAATCTTTCATTCCATTGCTTATGATACAAGAGACAGCATTTTACTAGCGACTCATGGCAACTATTACAAATTCAGCCACGAGCTGGCTGGTCTTGGAGGCATTGGCAATGCCTTTTATAAAACGTCGTTTGAATCCCAGCACAACTGGTTATTATTTGCATCACCTCCAACcacatcatcgtcatcatcagaacCATCAACTATCAGTTCACAACAAACTACAGAACCGGTATCTCGAACTTCACTTCATATTGGCACGAAAGCCGGACTTCTGTGGATGCTAGCAAGACCGTCGTCCAACAGCGATACACCTCCACCGTCGAATTTAATGGACAGATTCTACCTCGGCGGACCCAACGACGTACGAGGATTCTACTCCAGCGGTATCGGACCCCGAGACCAGTCAGATTCGCTTGGTGGAGAAGCCCTGTTGGCAGCAGGCGTCTCACTTCTAACCCCCATACCCAAAATCAAACGGACGACTCCCCTTCGATTCCACACTTTCCTGAACGCTGGTAATCTCCTGGCTCTCGATAGAATAGGATCCAGCACCACTACCGCTCCTACTACCTCCTCAATTCTCTCTTCAACCGCCGCTGAACTCCTGAACACACCATCCATCTCCACCGGCGTCGGACTCCTCTACTGCCACCCAGCAGCCCGTTTCGAACTAAACATCACCTTCCCCTTGATCGCGCGCCGCAACGAGGCCACCCGCAAGGGCATCCAGTTCGGAGTCGGACTTTCCTTCctgtaa
- the EXO84 gene encoding Exo84p (Exocyst subunit with dual roles in exocytosis and spliceosome assembly; subunit of the the exocyst complex which mediates polarized targeting and tethering of post-Golgi secretory vesicles to active sites of exocytosis at the plasma membrane (PM) prior to SNARE-mediated fusion; required for exocyst assembly and targeting the complex to specific sites on the bud tip PM; associates the U1 snRNP; role in pre-mRNA splicing and prespliceosome formation; possible Cdc28 substrate; GO_component: GO:0005933 - cellular bud [Evidence IEA]; GO_component: GO:0005935 - cellular bud neck [Evidence IEA]; GO_component: GO:0005935 - cellular bud neck [Evidence IDA] [PMID 10438536]; GO_component: GO:0005934 - cellular bud tip [Evidence IDA] [PMID 10438536]; GO_component: GO:0031410 - cytoplasmic vesicle [Evidence IEA]; GO_component: GO:0000145 - exocyst [Evidence IDA] [PMID 10438536]; GO_component: GO:0000131 - incipient cellular bud site [Evidence IDA] [PMID 10438536]; GO_component: GO:0043332 - mating projection tip [Evidence IDA] [PMID 19053807]; GO_component: GO:0005628 - prospore membrane [Evidence IDA] [PMID 24390141]; GO_component: GO:0030133 - transport vesicle [Evidence IEA]; GO_function: GO:0003674 - molecular_function [Evidence ND]; GO_process: GO:0006893 - Golgi to plasma membrane transport [Evidence IMP] [PMID 10438536]; GO_process: GO:0006893 - Golgi to plasma membrane transport [Evidence IMP] [PMID 15788396]; GO_process: GO:0001927 - exocyst assembly [Evidence IMP] [PMID 15788396]; GO_process: GO:0051601 - exocyst localization [Evidence IMP] [PMID 15788396]; GO_process: GO:0006887 - exocytosis [Evidence IEA]; GO_process: GO:0006887 - exocytosis [Evidence IGI,IMP] [PMID 10438536]; GO_process: GO:0006887 - exocytosis [Evidence IMP] [PMID 15788396]; GO_process: GO:0015031 - protein transport [Evidence IEA]; GO_process: GO:0000245 - spliceosomal complex assembly [Evidence IMP,IPI] [PMID 11425851]; GO_process: GO:0006810 - transport [Evidence IEA]; GO_process: GO:0090522 - vesicle tethering involved in exocytosis [Evidence IC] [PMID 10438536]) yields the protein MSELPALSLRKHRQTMISDAKRPDLSQFAGIPGQQPASQDSTLQLPTVGIKDREKVGKLVKKRLSSRPTPQMYGKDAGSAPAMPVNAHDLILEVSNNDYPLPPKQRYNNNHAGGIDKASVNRDDFDGDERTGARTGPGSGTTGNFYPVPLGPGSGIPPGDKTEGTKGLGPGHGPVKTAPDLPSKDYPDREYPSQPGHGVPYGQNDRRHLASTAIPIQNDRKPFLAPDFDAKTFISDNLSNATDVEISEFAKKLSSLKEDLVQEKKDEMYSNYQKFLLVGRTISGLNTDLETLRKILNDLNLATSALKDDAARHLSLNNNNSSSTQLNRNMSLSANESKMSGLSDSSGTSSGPGAGSSLSPSSAGYDRRASVLAMEEFWQRNLTSLFRHVEGAQKYLPIIPGRHVIKEQGGWYELNAATWKPLQPAHMFLLNDNLLIATKKRSREHNSASVQPTRALIANQCWSLLDIDVTEVKSYPQIGQRVLQRAISIKFESMTYVYRAEKSENHDVFLQEFRRVRDELYQLKNSRRTNGLHSHTRSASGSSFNNIPPPSPSTGGGAGVGPIRRHNGVARSDSLSLLPSSASSSSKSALVREVDQTLSELDLKIAHRQFSAVVDMILKSKPRFQQVSDTLSAETSVPIPRPSTPKSSSNLTVGSGAGAGAGTATGPAGSSYTQFTGDILPIDKLEARITTTADLLLQRLSEEYLSRKELGEFVKMLTQLDAADSAKTTLMNMRHFVIQRRIKQVPFQGDIPGYIRQVAFITFQLIVSTVEIYRACFPDPQDSSTIAVWAKAEVDSYSMLFARQLHNVNPSTATYQQCCDITRDESACLKTVNLDFSFMLDYMFDATAAKRKH from the coding sequence ATGTCGGAATTACCAGCGCTTTCTCTTCGAAAGCATCGTCAGACGATGATTAGCGATGCCAAGAGACCGGATCTCAGCCAGTTCGCCGGCATCCCGGGCCAGCAGCCGGCTTCACAGGATTCGACGCTACAGCTTCCGACGGTAGGAATCAAAGATCGTGAAAAGGTTGGAAAACTCGTCAAGAAACGGCTGTCATCTCGACCGACCCCTCAAATGTATGGCAAGGATGCTGGATCAGCGCCTGCTATGCCCGTGAATGCCCACGATCTGATACTGGAAGTGTCTAATAATGACTACCCACTTCCTCCAAAACAGCGATATAATAACAATCATGCCGGTGGTATTGATAAAGCATCTGTTAATAgagatgattttgatggCGATGAAAGGACTGGAGCAAGGACAGGACCTGGATCTGGGACGACTGGAAATTTCTACCCGGTCCCATTGGGTCCTGGATCTGGAATCCCACCAGGAGACAAAACAGAGGGTACAAAAGGATTGGGTCCTGGTCATGGTCCTGTTAAAACTGCTCCGGATTTACCTTCTAAAGATTATCCTGATAGAGAATACCCCTCACAGCCAGGCCATGGTGTTCCGTATGGTCAAAACGATAGACGACACTTAGCTAGCACTGCCATACCAATTCAAAATGATCGAAAACCGTTTCTCGCCCCAGATTTCGATGCTAAGACGTTTATTTCAGACAATCTGAGCAATGCTACTGATGTGGAGATCTCCGAGTTCGCCAAAAAACTCTCAAGTTTAAAAGAGGATCTTGtccaagagaagaaagacgAGATGTATTCTAATTACCAGAAGTTTTTACTGGTGGGAAGAACAATCTCAGGTCTAAATACAGATTTGGAAACTCTCCGGAAAATTCTCAACGATTTAAATCTCGCTACTAGTGCGTTAAAAGACGATGCTGCTCGACATTTGTCGTtaaacaataacaacagcTCCTCAACTCAACTCAATAGAAACATGTCATTATCGGCAAATGAAAGCAAAATGTCGGGCCTTTCTGATAGCTCGGGTACGAGTTCAGGTCCAGGAGCTGGCTCTTCACTATCTCCTAGTTCAGCTGGTTACGACCGCAGAGCCAGTGTTCTTGCAATGGAAGAATTCTGGCAAAGAAATCTCACTTCTCTATTCCGTCATGTCGAAGGTGCTCAAAAATACCTGCCGATTATACCAGGAAGACATGTGATTAAAGAACAGGGTGGTTGGTATGAGTTaaatgctgctacttgGAAACCACTCCAGCCAGCTCACatgtttcttctcaatgaCAATCTCCTTATCGCAACTAAAAAACGGTCCAGGGAACACAACAGTGCATCAGTCCAGCCAACTCGTGCGCTAATAGCCAATCAATGTTGGTCATTACTCGATATCGACGTTACTGAAGTCAAGTCTTATCCACAAATCGGCCAACGAGTTCTTCAACGAGCCATCTCCATCAAGTTCGAGTCTATGACATATGTGTACCGAGCTGAAAAGAGTGAGAACCACGATGTGTTTCTACAGGAATTCCGCAGAGTACGAGACGAACTGTATCAACTGAAAAACTCTCGTCGAACCAACGGACTACATTCTCATACCAGATCAGCATCAGGATCCAGTTTCAATAATATCCCACCACCATCGCCATCAActggtggaggtgctggtgtggGTCCTATTCGTCGACACAATGGTGTAGCACGATCCGACTCACTTAGTCTACTACCGTCAAGtgcatcgtcatcatctaaATCAGCACTTGTTCGAGAAGTCGACCAAACGCTTTCCGAGCTTGATCTCAAAATAGCCCATCGACAGTTTTCTGCTGTAGTGGACATGATCCTAAAATCCAAACCTCGTTTCCAACAAGTATCAGACACGTTATCTGCAGAAACCTCGGTGCCAATTCCTCGTCCATCGACTCCTAAAAGCAGCAGTAACCTTACAGTTGGCAGTGGTGCTGGCGCAGGCGCTGGTACAGCCACTGGCCCGGCTGGATCCAGCTACACCCAGTTCACTGGCGATATCCTTCCTATCGACAAACTCGAAGCTCGCATAACCACCACAGCAGACCTGCTATTACAACGGTTATCAGAAGAATACCTGTCACGCAAAGAACTCGGGGAATTCGTGAAAATGCTGACTCAACtcgatgctgctgactCGGCGAAAACAACATTAATGAACATGCGACACTTTGTCATCCAACGACGAATAAAACAAGTTCCTTTTCAAGGCGACATTCCCGGGTACATTCGCCAAGTTGCATTCATCACGTTCCAGCTCATCGTGTCCACCGTCGAAATCTACCGAGCCTGTTTTCCCGACCCGCAAGACTCGTCGACAATCGCCGTATGGGCTAAAGCCGAGGTCGACTCATACTCCATGCTCTTCGCACGCCAGCTTCACAATGTCAACCCGTCCACAGCAACATACCAACAATGCTGCGACATCACCCGCGACGAAAGTGCCTGTCTCAAAACCGTCAACCTCGACTTCTCCTTCATGCTCGACTACATGTTCGACGCCACGGCCGCCAAACGCAAGCATTAA
- the TRI1 gene encoding Tri1p (Non-essential sumoylated hypothetical protein; similar to components of human SWI/SNF complex including SMRD3; green fluorescent protein (GFP)-fusion protein localizes to the cytoplasm, nucleus and nucleolus; TRI1 has a paralog, UAF30, that arose from the whole genome duplication; GO_component: GO:0005737 - cytoplasm [Evidence IEA,IEA]; GO_component: GO:0005737 - cytoplasm [Evidence IDA] [PMID 14562095]; GO_component: GO:0005730 - nucleolus [Evidence IEA]; GO_component: GO:0005730 - nucleolus [Evidence IDA] [PMID 14562095]; GO_component: GO:0005634 - nucleus [Evidence IEA,IEA]; GO_component: GO:0005634 - nucleus [Evidence IDA] [PMID 14562095]; GO_function: GO:0003677 - DNA binding [Evidence IEA]; GO_function: GO:0003674 - molecular_function [Evidence ND]; GO_process: GO:0008150 - biological_process [Evidence ND]; GO_process: GO:0006355 - regulation of transcription, DNA-templated [Evidence IEA]; GO_process: GO:0006351 - transcription, DNA-templated [Evidence IEA]), protein MNEALTIGQAILGVSDLSVISSKRIRRSLQELLNQDLTAYKKELDNVIVERFVLIQEKRNHADTNSEDGQKTGVQNPRNGTDHEKPSNGHSSNGTDSHKNSQKNHQSQTTNGTARKTVASGPGSDPLSSPNSSLSDSSSAVTGLNTPAKSVSSKTTTASKSSKPKPSVKRSVDDDAEMAAKLHAELNRPSLRRETRQPASKRSRKTKKRRADDDSDEDKPKRKANPNNPFMRPVVLSPALSTVLGETEMPRPHIVKALWKYIKEHKLQNPENMKEIICDDTLRPVFGSSKCGTPASGGWGSAPDPVAPLAPLESVARGL, encoded by the coding sequence ATGAATGAGGCACTAACAATTGGCCAGGCGATATTAGGTGTTTCAGACCTGTCGGTTATCTCGTCAAAACGGATTAGGAGGAGTCTTCAAGAATTGTTGAATCAGGATCTGACTGCGTATAAGAAGGAACTCGATAATGTGATTGTCGAGAGGTTTGTTCTTATTCAGGAGAAGAGGAATCATGCTGATACGAATTCAGAAGACGGTCAGAAGACTGGTGTACAGAATCCAAGAAATGGGACTGATCATGAGAAACCTAGTAATGGACACAGCAGTAATGGTACTGACAGCCACAAGAACTCACAGAAAAACCATCAGAGTCAGACGACGAATGGAACGGCAAGGAAAACTGTTGCCAGTGGTCCTGGCAGCGACCCTCTGTCGTCTCCGAATTCATCTCTATCTGACAGTTCGTCGGCTGTGACAGGTTTAAACACTCCGGCCAAATCAGTATCGTCTAAGACGACAACTGCTTCAAAATCGTCAAAACCGAAACCGAGCGTTAAGAGGTCTGTGGATGACGATGCCGAGATGGCTGCCAAATTACATGCTGAACTTAATAGACCGTCATTGCGACGAGAAACAAGACAGCCTGCTTCAAAACGAAGTCGAAAaacgaagaaaagaaggGCTGACGACGATTCTGACGAAGACAAGCCAAAACGCAAAGCCAACCCCAATAATCCGTTCATGCGACCGGTGGTTCTGTCACCTGCTCTTAGTACAGTTCTTGGCGAGACCGAGATGCCTCGACCACACATTGTCAAGGCTCTGTGGAAATATATCAAAGAACACAAGCTGCAGAACCCCGAAAACATGAAGGAAATCATCTGCGACGACACTCTCCGGCCTGTTTTTGGTTCCAGTAAGTGTGGCacacctgcctccggcggctggggctctgccccagaccccgtggctcctctcgctccgctcgagtcggttgcgAGGGGTCTCTAA